In the Kitasatospora terrestris genome, one interval contains:
- a CDS encoding PAS domain-containing sensor histidine kinase produces MPSLNELVRRHTTLTGADVEWLHLLVSEWQLLSDLSFADLVLWIPTWDGIRYVSVAQMRPNTGPTSYQDDMVGHLVPRGRRPLLDAAYDEGRIVREGDPEWREEVPVRVESIPVRREGKVLGVIARNTNLLTVRTPSRLELTYLQSASDLAQMIAAGTFPYPGAEQTDMDAAPRVGDGLIRLDADGVVTYASPNALSAYHRIGLTSDLVGSHLGRTTAELVPPSRAAVHEGLVKMASGWAPRQTEVEAQGGVVTLRTIPLKPKGTPTGSLVLCRDVTELRRRDRELMTKDATIREIHHRVKNNLQTVAALLRLQSRRMDSDSARAALDEAVRRVGSIAIVHETLSQGLDEAVAFDEIADRVLAMVMELSQDGRVATRRSGSFGILSAEVATPLAMILTELLQNALEHAFGPSAAGNLEVSALRGRAPATGKGWSDSWNGGARPEEYLLITVQDDGKGMPEDFDPQKAGNLGLQIVRTLATGELGGTFDMVAAPDGGTKVVLEIPVK; encoded by the coding sequence GTGCCCTCGTTGAACGAACTCGTCCGCCGCCACACCACCCTCACCGGTGCCGACGTGGAGTGGCTCCACCTCCTGGTGTCGGAGTGGCAGCTGCTCTCCGACCTCTCCTTCGCCGACCTGGTGCTGTGGATCCCCACCTGGGACGGCATCCGGTACGTCTCGGTCGCCCAGATGCGGCCCAACACCGGCCCCACCTCGTACCAGGACGACATGGTCGGCCACCTGGTCCCGCGCGGCCGCCGGCCGCTGCTGGACGCCGCCTACGACGAGGGGCGGATCGTCCGCGAGGGCGACCCGGAGTGGCGCGAGGAGGTGCCGGTCCGGGTCGAGTCCATCCCGGTCCGGCGCGAGGGCAAGGTGCTCGGCGTGATCGCCCGCAACACCAACCTGCTCACCGTCCGCACCCCCAGCCGGCTGGAGCTCACCTACCTGCAGTCCGCCTCCGACCTGGCCCAGATGATCGCCGCCGGCACCTTCCCCTACCCCGGCGCCGAGCAGACCGACATGGACGCGGCCCCCCGGGTCGGCGACGGCCTGATCCGCCTGGACGCCGACGGCGTGGTCACCTACGCCAGCCCCAACGCGCTCTCCGCCTACCACCGGATCGGCCTCACCTCGGACCTGGTGGGCAGTCACCTCGGACGGACCACCGCCGAATTGGTGCCGCCCAGCCGGGCGGCCGTCCACGAGGGCCTGGTCAAGATGGCCTCCGGCTGGGCGCCCCGGCAGACCGAGGTGGAGGCCCAGGGCGGCGTCGTCACCCTGCGCACCATCCCGCTCAAGCCCAAGGGCACCCCCACCGGCTCGCTGGTGCTCTGCCGCGACGTCACCGAACTGCGCCGCCGCGACCGCGAGCTGATGACCAAGGACGCCACCATCCGGGAGATCCACCACCGGGTGAAGAACAACCTGCAGACCGTCGCCGCGCTGCTGCGCCTGCAGTCCCGCCGGATGGACTCCGACTCCGCCCGGGCCGCGCTCGACGAGGCGGTGCGCCGGGTCGGCTCGATCGCCATCGTGCACGAGACCCTGTCGCAGGGCCTGGACGAGGCGGTCGCCTTCGACGAGATCGCCGACCGGGTGCTCGCCATGGTGATGGAGCTCTCCCAGGACGGCCGGGTCGCCACCCGGCGCAGCGGCTCCTTCGGCATCCTCTCCGCCGAGGTGGCCACCCCGCTGGCGATGATCCTCACCGAGCTGCTGCAGAACGCCCTGGAGCACGCCTTCGGTCCGAGCGCGGCCGGCAACCTGGAGGTCAGCGCACTGCGCGGCCGGGCCCCCGCCACCGGCAAGGGCTGGTCGGACAGTTGGAACGGCGGCGCCCGCCCGGAGGAGTACCTGCTGATCACCGTGCAGGACGACGGCAAGGGCATGCCCGAGGACTTCGACCCGCAGAAGGCCGGCAACCTCGGGCTGCAGATCGTCCGCACCCTGGCCACCGGCGAGCTGGGCGGCACCTTCGACATGGTGGCCGCGCCCGACGGCGGCACCAAGGTGGTGCTGGAGATCCCGGTGAAGTAG
- a CDS encoding WhiB family transcriptional regulator, whose product MDWRHRAVCREEDPELFFPIGNTGPALLQIEEAKAVCRRCPVMEQCLQWALETGQDAGVWGGMSEDERRAMKRRAARNRARTA is encoded by the coding sequence ATGGACTGGCGCCACCGCGCTGTCTGCCGCGAAGAGGACCCGGAGCTGTTCTTCCCGATCGGGAACACCGGCCCCGCTCTGCTGCAGATCGAGGAAGCCAAGGCCGTGTGCCGCCGCTGTCCCGTCATGGAGCAGTGCCTGCAGTGGGCGCTGGAGACCGGCCAGGACGCCGGCGTCTGGGGCGGCATGAGCGAGGACGAGCGTCGTGCGATGAAGCGCCGCGCCGCCCGCAACCGGGCCCGCACCGCCTGA
- a CDS encoding diacylglycerol/lipid kinase family protein, which produces MRALLVVNPKATTTSARTRDVLTHALRSDLKLDVAHTEYRGHARDLARQAAEEGQVDLVVALGGDGTVNEVVNGLLAHGPHDRVPRLAVVPGGSTNVFARALGLPNHPVEATGVLLDALDRRRERAIGLGKAMTEGLPDRWFTFTAGLGFDAGVVGRVEEQRKAGRRSTHALYVNQALRHFVTEREHRRSGPITLETPGEGAVPGMVLAIVSNTSPWTFLGNRPVFPSPSASFDTDLDVFGITRMTAFGTARTVRQILRAQTPGQAGAKPSGPTGKHVVSYHDVRHFTLVSQEPAPFQVDGDHLGDRSRVSFTGVRRALRVIV; this is translated from the coding sequence ATGCGCGCACTCCTGGTCGTGAACCCGAAGGCCACCACCACCAGCGCCCGGACCCGGGACGTGCTGACGCACGCCCTGCGCAGCGATCTGAAGCTGGACGTGGCCCACACGGAGTACCGCGGCCACGCGCGCGACCTGGCCCGCCAGGCGGCCGAGGAGGGCCAGGTCGACCTGGTGGTGGCCCTGGGCGGCGACGGGACCGTCAACGAGGTCGTGAACGGCCTGCTGGCGCACGGCCCGCACGACCGGGTGCCGCGCCTGGCGGTGGTGCCGGGGGGCTCGACCAACGTGTTCGCCCGCGCACTGGGCCTGCCGAACCACCCGGTGGAGGCCACCGGTGTGCTGCTGGACGCGCTGGACCGGCGCCGGGAGCGGGCGATCGGCCTGGGCAAGGCGATGACCGAGGGCCTGCCGGACCGCTGGTTCACCTTCACCGCGGGGCTGGGCTTCGACGCCGGGGTGGTGGGCCGGGTGGAGGAGCAGCGCAAGGCGGGGCGCAGGTCGACGCACGCGCTCTACGTGAACCAGGCGCTCCGCCACTTCGTCACGGAGCGTGAACACCGCCGGTCGGGCCCGATCACGCTGGAGACGCCCGGCGAGGGGGCGGTGCCGGGCATGGTGCTGGCCATAGTCTCCAACACTTCTCCGTGGACGTTCCTCGGCAACCGCCCGGTGTTCCCTTCGCCCTCCGCCTCCTTCGACACGGATCTGGACGTCTTCGGCATCACTCGAATGACCGCGTTCGGCACGGCTCGAACGGTCCGTCAGATTCTTCGCGCGCAGACCCCCGGGCAGGCCGGCGCCAAGCCCTCCGGTCCCACCGGAAAGCACGTCGTCTCCTATCACGACGTCCGGCACTTCACCTTGGTTTCCCAGGAACCGGCCCCGTTTCAGGTCGATGGGGACCACCTTGGAGACAGGAGTCGCGTCAGTTTCACAGGCGTTCGGCGGGCACTGCGTGTGATTGTGTGA
- a CDS encoding RNA polymerase sigma factor SigF: MSDLDRTVAVVPPQASAARTATPDEAHPKDSHRMSQPTDPKPDRPEASASEPADDGPAAAAAETVRSTVPAQGQRSGAPDREAARALFVRLSQLPEGSPERVEIRNQLVRMHIPLVEHLARRFRNRGEPLDDLTQVATIGLIKSVDRFDHERGVEFSTYATPTIVGEIKRHFRDKGWAVRVPRRLQELRLSLTTATSELSQRHGRSPTVHELAEHLGISEEDVLEGLESANAYSTLSLDVPDSDDESPAVADTLGATDEALEGVEYRESLKPLLAQLPPREQKILVLRFFRNMTQSQIAAEVGISQMHVSRLLARTLAQLREKLLVEE, encoded by the coding sequence GTGAGTGATCTGGACCGCACAGTTGCTGTCGTACCGCCCCAGGCGAGCGCTGCCCGCACCGCCACCCCTGACGAAGCGCACCCGAAGGACTCCCACCGGATGAGCCAGCCGACCGACCCGAAGCCCGACCGGCCCGAGGCGTCCGCCTCCGAGCCCGCGGACGACGGGCCGGCGGCGGCCGCCGCGGAGACCGTGCGCTCGACCGTGCCGGCCCAGGGGCAGCGCTCCGGGGCACCGGACCGGGAGGCGGCCCGCGCGCTGTTCGTGCGGCTCTCGCAGCTGCCCGAGGGCTCGCCGGAGCGGGTGGAGATCCGGAACCAGCTGGTGCGGATGCACATCCCGCTGGTCGAGCACCTGGCCCGCCGCTTCCGCAACCGCGGCGAGCCGCTCGACGACCTGACCCAGGTTGCCACCATCGGCCTGATCAAGTCGGTGGACCGCTTCGACCACGAGCGCGGGGTGGAGTTCTCCACGTACGCGACGCCGACCATCGTCGGCGAGATCAAGCGCCACTTCCGGGACAAGGGCTGGGCGGTGCGGGTGCCGCGCCGGCTCCAGGAGCTGCGGCTGTCGCTGACCACGGCGACCAGCGAGCTGTCCCAGCGGCACGGGCGCTCCCCCACGGTGCACGAGCTCGCCGAGCACCTGGGCATCTCGGAGGAGGACGTGCTGGAGGGCCTGGAGTCCGCCAACGCGTACTCCACGCTGTCGCTGGACGTCCCGGACAGCGACGACGAGTCGCCTGCCGTGGCGGACACCCTGGGCGCGACCGACGAGGCGCTGGAGGGCGTCGAGTACCGGGAGTCGCTCAAGCCGCTGCTCGCCCAACTGCCGCCGCGCGAGCAGAAGATCCTGGTGCTGCGCTTCTTCCGCAACATGACCCAGTCGCAGATCGCGGCGGAGGTCGGCATCTCCCAGATGCACGTCTCCCGGCTGCTGGCCAGGACACTGGCCCAGCTCCGCGAGAAGCTCCTCGTCGAGGAGTAG
- a CDS encoding anti-sigma regulatory factor, producing the protein MSQIDGEPGVKDFVEVRLPAAGAYLSVLRTATAGLAARLDFTLDEIEDLRIAVDEACAILLQQAVPGSILSCEFRLVGDSLRVTVSAPTTDGRAPERDTFAWTVLSALAGEVDSSVGEDNTVSISLHKKRGGAPSQP; encoded by the coding sequence GTGTCCCAGATCGACGGCGAGCCCGGAGTGAAGGACTTCGTGGAGGTCCGGCTGCCCGCTGCGGGGGCCTACCTCTCCGTGCTGCGAACGGCCACGGCCGGTCTCGCGGCCCGGTTGGACTTCACCCTGGACGAGATCGAGGATCTCCGGATCGCGGTGGACGAGGCCTGCGCGATCCTGCTCCAGCAGGCGGTGCCGGGCTCGATCCTGAGCTGCGAGTTCCGCCTGGTCGGCGACTCCCTGCGGGTCACCGTCTCGGCGCCGACCACCGACGGCCGCGCTCCCGAGCGCGACACCTTCGCCTGGACGGTGCTCTCCGCGCTGGCCGGCGAGGTCGACTCCTCCGTCGGCGAGGACAACACGGTCTCCATCAGCCTCCACAAGAAGCGCGGCGGGGCGCCGTCCCAGCCGTAG
- a CDS encoding GNAT family N-acetyltransferase — protein sequence MIRTATVTDVPVIRSMIRELADYEKALTEAKATEEQLREALFGENPAVFGLIAEDDASGEPVGFALWFRNFSTWKGTHGIYLEDLYVRPGARGGGHGKALLTELARIAVERGYARMEWSVLDWNEPSINFYKSLGAVGMDEWTTFRLTGEALTELGSRPR from the coding sequence ATGATCCGCACCGCGACCGTCACCGACGTCCCCGTCATCCGCTCGATGATCCGCGAGCTCGCCGACTACGAGAAGGCGCTCACCGAGGCGAAGGCCACCGAGGAGCAGCTGCGCGAGGCGCTGTTCGGCGAGAACCCCGCGGTCTTCGGCCTGATCGCCGAGGACGACGCGTCCGGCGAGCCGGTGGGCTTCGCCCTGTGGTTCCGCAACTTCTCCACCTGGAAGGGCACCCACGGGATCTACCTGGAGGACCTCTACGTCCGGCCCGGGGCGCGCGGCGGCGGCCACGGCAAGGCGCTGCTGACCGAGCTGGCGCGGATCGCGGTGGAGCGCGGCTACGCCCGCATGGAGTGGTCGGTGCTGGACTGGAACGAGCCGTCGATCAACTTCTACAAGTCGCTCGGCGCGGTCGGCATGGACGAGTGGACCACGTTCCGGCTGACCGGCGAGGCGCTCACCGAACTGGGTTCGCGCCCGCGCTGA